The Thermocrinis ruber genomic sequence CCTCCACCACTCGTTTGAACTCTTTGAACTTAAAGATCCTCCTATCACAGAGAATTATGGTCCCTTCGTCCTCTTTGCTCCTCATGAGCCTTCCTATGCCCTGTCTGAACTTTATTAGGGCTTTTCTCTTTTGGTATTCAAAGGGGTCCTCTCCGATCTCTCGCAGATATCTGATCCTGTGGTAAGTTAGAGGGTCCTCTGGGCTGTCAAAGGGCAGTTTTGCCATCAAAAGTCCCTTTCTTCCTTTAACATCCACACCAAACCAAAGACTATCAAGCCCAACCAGTGCCTTTATGTCTCCTCTTCTTAGGGCTTCCACCAAAAAGGAGAGCCTGTCTTCTCCCTGAACAGCTAAGCCTTCCTCTCCCTTAAAAAGTTCAATCTGTTCTTTGTTGGTAAGTAGTACCAAAACTTTGTCATAAAGAGTTCTGAGCCTTTTGTAGGCAAACCTTAAGCACTCTTCCCATTCCTTTTTCTCCTTTGGACTTACCCCATAGACCACAAACTCTACCCTTTCGTAGGGAAAGCTGTGGGGAAGTTCATAGTAGTTGCCCACTATGCCCATAGTGTAGTAGAGGTCCTCTGGGTCTGCGGTGGCGGAGGTTATAACCACTCCCTTATAACCATTCAGGTCAAAGTATCCGGCGGGAAATACGGGGAACCTCTCCAGTCGGTAGTTGAAAGTCCTTAACTTACTGCTCCACTTTCTACTTACCGCAAAGCCAAGTTCTGCGGGACGCTCTTTCATACTCTTGTAAAAGTCCTTTACCCTTTGGAGACGCCTTTCCAAAAGCTCGTAGCTCTTCAACTTTTTTATGAGCTTTTCTTCCTCTTCTGAAGGTTCTTCAAAGCCTACTTTAAGCTGAAAGTATTCCTCCCAGTCCAAAAGCATTGAACGCCTCAGATACTCCGCAAACTTTTCGCTTACCCACATGGAGGACGTTAAAAAGTCGTGGACCTCTGAGATTAGCTTTTCCCTTATTCTCTTGTGATACAGGTTTAAGGGCTTTAGGATGCTATCCTCAAAGTCCTTCACATAGGGTCCCAAGTCCTGCAGAGGCACATGTTCTTGTTCTGATTTAAAAAGCCCAGAGAAGTTCCTTTCAAAGAACCCCTCCACATCCACATTGTCCGCATCGGGCAAAAATTGTAGGATCCTTTCCATGATCTCCACCCTTAAGGTGTAGGTGGATATGCCGTCAGTTAAAGAGGAGGTTATGTATTTGTCTAACTCGTGGGCTTCATCTATTACCAAGAGGCGTTCCTGTGGGTCCTCAAAGTCCTTTAAAGCCAACAGGGCGTGGTTGATGATAAGAATCCTTGCCTTCTTTTCCCTTCTTTTGAGCTTTGCCCAATAGTAGCACTCATCCCTATATTTGCATATGCTTCTGTAGTGAGGCGTGCAGTAGTCATCATCCACGCACACCTTAGACCAAAACTCAGGCTCTACCCGTGCAAACTCCACATCTCCGTCCCATTGGCTGCCTAATAGGTCCTCAAGTTCTGCGGGCACTTGGTCAGAGGGCATAGCCTTTAGCCGATCCAGACAAAGATAGTTGGACTTACCCTTGAGCACCAAATAATCCACATCCTCCCCCGTGAGGTAAAAGTAATAGCTCCTGAGGGTTTCAATGTCCCTTCTCAGTTGCTCTTGCAAGAGCTTTGTGCCAGTGGATATGATGGCTTTTTCGCCCCGTTCTATTATGGGTATAAGGTAGCCGTAGGTTTTGCCAGTGCCCGTGGGAGCCTGGACTATGCTTATGGAACCCTCCTCTATGGTTTTGTGGACTATGCGGAAAAACTCTTCCTGTGCCTTTCTTGGCTCTAAGCCCTTTTTGAGTAAAAACTGATAGAGCTGGGAAGACATCAACCCGGAGGCCAAGTCATCTTCCTACCCCCTATAAGGTGCAGGTGCAAATGAAAGACGCTCTGACCCGCATCCTCACCCACATTGAACACAAGCCTGTAGCCACCCTTTAGGTCCTCCCCTTTTATCAAACCAAGCTCCTCTCCGAGCCTTCTTGCCACGTAGAACATATGTCCCACTATGGGCTCGTCCTCGGGCTCTAAGGTCTGAACACCAAAGATGTGCTTTTTGGGAACTATCAGTATGTGGACGGGGGCAACGGGATTAATGTCATGAAAGGCATAGACCAACTCATCCTCATAAACACCCTTTGAGGGGACCTCTTTGCTTATGATCTTGCAAAAGATGCACTCCTTCATCTCTTACCTCCGATGTTGAATCTGTATTTGGGTGCCTACTCCAATATTTACATTGGAACCATCTGTGCCCACTCCAACCGAAACCCACGCACAGGCGCTCAGGCTAATCAAGAAGACGCCTAAGGAAAAGGTCCGTTTTAACCACCGGAAGACCCATGACCGTGTAGAAGTCTCCTCGGATCTTTTCCACAAACCTGGCACCATACCCCTGCACCGCATAGGCTCCAGCTTTATCCATAGGTTCCCCTGTTTTAATGTATTCATCTATCTCCCCTTCGTCAATGTTTCTAAATTTAACCCAGGCGGTGTCGTGGAAAAGCACCCTTCCCTTGGGGGATATTATGGCTACCGCAGTGATCACTTTGTGCCA encodes the following:
- a CDS encoding ATP-dependent DNA helicase; this encodes MSSQLYQFLLKKGLEPRKAQEEFFRIVHKTIEEGSISIVQAPTGTGKTYGYLIPIIERGEKAIISTGTKLLQEQLRRDIETLRSYYFYLTGEDVDYLVLKGKSNYLCLDRLKAMPSDQVPAELEDLLGSQWDGDVEFARVEPEFWSKVCVDDDYCTPHYRSICKYRDECYYWAKLKRREKKARILIINHALLALKDFEDPQERLLVIDEAHELDKYITSSLTDGISTYTLRVEIMERILQFLPDADNVDVEGFFERNFSGLFKSEQEHVPLQDLGPYVKDFEDSILKPLNLYHKRIREKLISEVHDFLTSSMWVSEKFAEYLRRSMLLDWEEYFQLKVGFEEPSEEEEKLIKKLKSYELLERRLQRVKDFYKSMKERPAELGFAVSRKWSSKLRTFNYRLERFPVFPAGYFDLNGYKGVVITSATADPEDLYYTMGIVGNYYELPHSFPYERVEFVVYGVSPKEKKEWEECLRFAYKRLRTLYDKVLVLLTNKEQIELFKGEEGLAVQGEDRLSFLVEALRRGDIKALVGLDSLWFGVDVKGRKGLLMAKLPFDSPEDPLTYHRIRYLREIGEDPFEYQKRKALIKFRQGIGRLMRSKEDEGTIILCDRRIFKFKEFKRVVEELGMRIKYIKNA
- a CDS encoding histidine triad nucleotide-binding protein, with the translated sequence MKECIFCKIISKEVPSKGVYEDELVYAFHDINPVAPVHILIVPKKHIFGVQTLEPEDEPIVGHMFYVARRLGEELGLIKGEDLKGGYRLVFNVGEDAGQSVFHLHLHLIGGRKMTWPPG